The following are encoded together in the Triticum dicoccoides isolate Atlit2015 ecotype Zavitan chromosome 6B, WEW_v2.0, whole genome shotgun sequence genome:
- the LOC119321990 gene encoding WAT1-related protein At3g30340-like → MDWKPMVTMLAVVTVFAVMNTLTKMAFNEGMHTTVLIVLRQLTATLFLAPIAYFKERKTRPKMTTEIFVYLFLSALLGASLTQWLFFFGLRYTTATFASAFINMTPMFTFLLALPFKIEKLDVATGSGAAKLTGTAVGLAGAILMALYQGPALTGAPTTDHHAAAGAHGGGAWRWAIGSAALLGGSASWSLWFILQSKIGTKYPALYSSTAWMFLLSTAQMAAVGAATEAMTLQVWLPGTALKAVTVLFVGVVGSGLGFLAMSWCVERRGPVFTTAFMPLIQMIAAGINVTVLREQLHLGSVVGSALVVVGLYLVLWGKSNEASSKSKLPPPSHSKLALDEETEHGDSRIMQSV, encoded by the exons ATGGATTGGAAACCTATGGTGACGATGTTGGCGGTGGTCACCGTGTTCGCGGTGATGAACACGCTGACAAAGATGGCTTTTAACGAAGGGATGCACACCACCGTCCTCATCGTCCTCCGCCAGCTCACCGCCACGCTCTTCCTCGCCCCGATCGCCTACTTCAAAGAGAG GAAGACTAGGCCTAAGATGACCACAGAGATCTTCGTCTACCTCTTCTTGAGTGCCTTGCTCGG AGCGTCCCTAACCCAGTGGCTCTTCTTCTTTGGCCTGCGGTACACGACGGCGACGTTCGCGAGCGCCTTCATCAACATGACCCCCATGTTCACCTTCCTGCTGGCGCTGCCCTTCAAGATCGAGAAGCTCGACGTGGCCACCGGCTCCGGTGCCGCCAAGCTCACCGGCACGGCGGTGGGGCTGGCCGGAGCGATTTTGATGGCGCTCTACCAAGGCCCGGCCCTGACGGGGGCGCCGACGACGGACCATCATGCTGCTGCCGGTGCCCATGGTGGAGGCGCGTGGAGGTGGGCGATCGGGTCGGCGGCGCTGCTGGGCGGCTCGGCGAGCTGGTCGCTGTGGTTTATATTACAGTCCAAGATCGGCACCAAGTACCCCGCTCTCTACTCCAGCACGGCGTGGATGTTCCTGCTGAGCACGGCGCAgatggcggccgtcggggcggcgacggaggcgaTGACCCTCCAGGTGTGGCTCCCCGGCACGGCGCTGAAGGCCGTGACGGTGCTGTTCGTGGGGGTGGTGGGGTCCGGGCTGGGGTTCCTGGCCATGTCGTGGTGCGTGGAGCGGCGCGGGCCCGTGTTCACCACGGCGTTCATGCCGCTCATCCAGATGATTGCCGCCGGGATCAACGTGACGGTGCTCCGCGAGCAGCTCCACCTCGGGAGCGTGGTCGGGTCGGCGCTCGTCGTCGTGGGGCTCTACTTGGTCCTCTGGGGGAAGAGCAACGAGGCGAGCAGCAAATCCAAGTTG